In Panicum virgatum strain AP13 chromosome 5K, P.virgatum_v5, whole genome shotgun sequence, the genomic window GCTATTAACACTTGTTATTCCATCGTCATCCGCTGGGGCGTGAAGCGATGTATTAGCCATGAAGGTTGGAATAAAGGCGCTCGCCGCAAAGGAATGTGAAAGGGAAACCACGGCCTGAAGGTTGCCATGGATATATTCCCGGAAACGAATTTCCCTGCCTGTCTGATATATCATACTGTGTTCCTGACAGTGGCATCATCTGTGGCCTGCCTATATTAGCAGTTCACCTCATCGCACAGCCGCAGCTGCCAAGCAAGGCGCCAACCCGCCTTACCCCGGAACCTCTTCGCGCTCAGTGGCATGGCCTGCtgcggcgccatggccgccaggCCGCGGGGCGTCCGGGAGGAGACGCTGCTCCGCGTCCCGGGCGCGTCCGTGCACCTCctggccggctccggcggccccGTCGAGCTCGCGCGCGGGGacctcgccgtcgtgcgcctcGCCAAGGACGACGTGGCCGTGGCCACCGCGGTGCGCGTCGGCCGCGACCTGGGCTGGCCGCTGGCGCGAGACGAGCCCGTCGTCAGGCTCGACCGCCTGCACTACCTCTTCACACTGCCCGACCGGGACGGCACGTTCCTCAACTACGGCGTGTccttcgacgccgccgccaacgccgacgccgccgcgctggcgGCGCTCGACGGCTTCCTCCGGTCCAACGCCTGCTTCTCCGCGCCGtcctccgcggcggccggcgcggtcgCCCCGTGGTCGAAgagctccaggccgccgccgccgcagcagcaagcGGCTGCGCCGGACGCGTACTGGAACGACTTCGCGCCGAGGATCGACGGGTACAACAACGTGCTCGCCAAGGCGATCGCCGCGGGCACCGGCCAGCTCGTCAGGGGCATCTTCATGTGCAGCGAGGCCTACGCCAGCCAGGTGCCCGTCCTGTCCGTTCTGCCAAGTTCGGAAGCGATTGGAGAATTTCTACGCATGACTGACAGCCAGACACTTCTGTTCCTTGCAGGTTCAGCGGGGAGCTGATCTCTTCCGTCCCCAGGCTGCCGGCGGCGCGAGCAACCGAGTCGGCGGAGATGGCCGGAGCAGCCAGGCGAGCACGAAGCGCGGAGCGGTGAACAAGAGCCTCAAGAGGTAACTGAGCTAGCTCCCGTCCTCTTTCTGGTCGGTCTGAAATATGAACTGCTAATCCTGCCTGACGATTGTGCTGGTGGTCTCTGCTGTTCTTCAGGGTGAGGAAGCTGTCGGAGATGACCGAGCAGATGAGCCAGTCCTTGCTCGACACAGTCATCTCTGTGACCGGGTccgtggccgcgccgctgctccgctCCAAGCAAGGCAGAGCCTTCCTCGCCACCGTTCCCGGCGAGGTCGTCCTGGCATCGCTTGATGCCATCAGTGAGTGTCCTGCAGCCGACGCATTTAGATGCTTACAGtcagaaaaggaaaaataggaTATGTTCCCATCTTTATCGTGTTTGCATTTCTGTGACAGATAAAGTTATGGATGCGGTAGAGGCCGCTGAGAGGAGGTCCCTTGCTGCGACCTCCAACGTCGTTGCCGGTGCGGTGTCCAGGAGGTGAGAACACCCGAATCTCGCTTGAAAAAGTTGAAAGGCAATTTTGATTCGAGACCATGTTTCAAGACTGAGACACTGCGGCTTTCCTAGGTACGGCGAGAGCGCAGGCGAGGCAACTGAGGACGCGTTCGCGACGGCCGGCCACGCAGTCGGGACGGCGTGGAACCTCTTCAAGATAAGGAAGGCCGTCACGCCGTCGTCCTCGCTGCCCGGGAACATGGTGAAGAGCGCCGTCAGGAACAGAAACTGACGACCAACTAAATTAAGAATCCATCAGCCATCAGCACTGCGAATCCAGGGACAGGGACACGCCGCTGCAGATACAGAGTGGTTGTGCCATTCTGGATGTCCATCTGCTGACGATAACATTCACCTTTATAACCGTTTAGGCCAACGAAGGTGTACTTCGAAATGTAACAAACATTGACTATGTCAAAGTGTTTCAGCCACAAATGATAACGGGATGCCCCAGTGACATTTTCCGCAACTAACGATCGACCTTCGAAGCAAATTATTGACAAGGGCAACTAATCTGCAACCAGCAAATATCAACGAAAAAACTGGAGCAGGGACCGAACAATTATGCCGTCTAATATTCTGAATGCGATGATAACATGATCGAAGTTCAGTTCAGCACATGGCTTTAACAAACATGAAGAATAACACTGAGTGTAGCACATTTTCAGGTTCAGGGGCAAACAAGCGTGCAAGAACACAAAGAAAGGTGTTAGGCATCGGAAAGATGAGTAAATCACACAACTGCATGAGATAATAGGTTGGCATGCAAGTTAATAGCCTTCTCATAACATGCTATTGCCAATCTGGCCACGTTCACATCCAGGAATAACAAAACTTCACTTCAGTGCTTAGGGTAGAACAAAACCTAACAACCATAATTATGACATTGCAACCAGACCACCCAGAGTCCAGAATAGTAATACAGATGTAAATAAGTGTTTACTTCTTCTTGGCATCACCAGCCTTGGTCTGTAAAAGTATCAACAACAGAAAGCAGAGCTTGCATCAGTAAAACAGAAGAGACATGATAACACACAATGCATAATAAAGGAATTGAAGACCAGAAATATCGTGATAAGCACCTTCTTGACACCACGAATCTTCTTGGACCTGTTCTTCCGCTCTTTCATTTGCTTGCGGGATTTCTCAACCTTAGTAGCAAGACCATTCTGCGAAAAGCGAGATGGATTAAGCAGAGGAATAACATTCCTGAGCAACAATGCAGAAATTGATAGCCATATAGTACACAACTCAGGTTGTTGAGATGTCCATCAAGTTCAAATTAATCCAAACTCATAACTCACAATCAAACactgatatcatttttggtcATGCAGTAATCTTAACACCAGAGGTCAACAATGAAAAAGACAGAAGATGATACAATAGCATCTACAGTTTGAGAGCAATGTTGAATGCTGCTGGCATCAAGTAGGTATCATATGTCATTGTATACAATAATTTTTAGATGATTATTGCATTCTAGTAATGCAATGATGAAGATTGCGATGAAGAAATTGTGCTATAACAAATTTCCGTAGCTCAAAAGTAGAATTAATACGCCCTGCCATTCAATTTCTACTAATATGATCCCAATCACAAGCACCAGCATAAACTAGAATTAATACGCTTTTGCAAACAAGTAGCATGCACAAAATCAATGTGAAGCCACATGAAAATCAGCAATAACCACAACTAGTCTCTAGTTTCACAGATGTACTTCTCTTCATGACGCTCCCACAAAAACATATCGAAACATTGCAGAAGGATTTACTTAAAATGTAACTAAAATTAGTGTGCTGCCACATATGATGCCAGGGATACAATCAGCAATTAGACATTTCCACTTTAGATAAGATTACTGACTCAGTGCCATTGAAGCAGATGCCGGATGGAAACATACCCTGATGAGGCGGTACTTGGGCTCGAACTTCTTGGCGGCCTCGAGGTTGTCGTAGATGAGGCCGAAGCCAGTGGACTTGCCTCCTCCGAAGTGGGTGCGGAACTTGAAGACGAAGATGGTGTTGGGGTCCCTCACCTCGTACACCTTGGCTAGCCTCTCCTTCAGCTCCGCCTACAGACAGAGAACACCCTCAGAACCCTGAGATCCAGGAACAGAAGAACCCACGCTACAACAGCAGCCGTACAGGACGTGGGATATCGATCTCACCTTGGAGACGTTGGCGCGGCCGGGGTGGATCACCTCGAGCACCTGCAAGGTAGAGCGACAGAAGGGGGCGAATTAGTGAGGGAGGGATATGAAAGGAGAGAGACTGGGAGCGGTGTGGAGATGGATGGTGCTTACGAATTGCTTGCGGGAGAGAAGGCGGTTGGTCATGAACTTGCGGGTGCGGAGGGTGACCGCCGTGCTGGCCTTGGAGTCCGCCATGGTTGGGAGATGGAAGCTggacgcgccgccgctggggagggagggggagttGGGGGCGCGAGAGGAGCGAGGGTTAAGGGCTGGCTGGCGGCACGGAAAACCCTAGGTGGAGGAGAGGCAGATATTTATACGATGGGCTTAGAGGTGCGTGTGCTGCTAGGGGCTGGATGGGCCGTTTCTGAAACGGGCCGCGCTTGCGGTCTATAGTAGTGCTCTACTGCTGTCAGCCCAATATGTGATCGATTGCTCTAACAAATTTCTATATATGATTCGAGCGGGACTCCGTGAGCAATGAGAGTGGCCACGTCAGCAAAAATTCTACCGTCCCTCTAATTTCTAACCGAGGGTGAAGATCGGTTCTCACCCTGGCAATTCTAGCCTATGCGCGGCGgcagcctcctccctccccgtcCCGATGGAGCCCATGGAAGGGCGGCGGAAGGCATCGTGCGGCGGAgggcatggcgcggcggcggcccgccggCTGCTCCGTCGGCGGCATGCGAGCGCCGAGCGGCCGCCGTGCATGaccagcggcgcggcgcggagcagGCCCGAAGGAGCAAGGGCACGCGCGCGACGGAGCAAGGAGCAGACGGatcctggccgccgccaccagcc contains:
- the LOC120707876 gene encoding senescence/dehydration-associated protein At4g35985, chloroplastic-like, encoding MACCGAMAARPRGVREETLLRVPGASVHLLAGSGGPVELARGDLAVVRLAKDDVAVATAVRVGRDLGWPLARDEPVVRLDRLHYLFTLPDRDGTFLNYGVSFDAAANADAAALAALDGFLRSNACFSAPSSAAAGAVAPWSKSSRPPPPQQQAAAPDAYWNDFAPRIDGYNNVLAKAIAAGTGQLVRGIFMCSEAYASQVQRGADLFRPQAAGGASNRVGGDGRSSQASTKRGAVNKSLKRVRKLSEMTEQMSQSLLDTVISVTGSVAAPLLRSKQGRAFLATVPGEVVLASLDAINKVMDAVEAAERRSLAATSNVVAGAVSRRYGESAGEATEDAFATAGHAVGTAWNLFKIRKAVTPSSSLPGNMVKSAVRNRN
- the LOC120707879 gene encoding 40S ribosomal protein S24-1-like, whose translation is MADSKASTAVTLRTRKFMTNRLLSRKQFVLEVIHPGRANVSKAELKERLAKVYEVRDPNTIFVFKFRTHFGGGKSTGFGLIYDNLEAAKKFEPKYRLIRNGLATKVEKSRKQMKERKNRSKKIRGVKKTKAGDAKKK